Proteins co-encoded in one Setaria viridis chromosome 9, Setaria_viridis_v4.0, whole genome shotgun sequence genomic window:
- the LOC117839350 gene encoding E3 ubiquitin-protein ligase RZFP34 isoform X2, with product MDFATEQHGCEHYRRGCRVVAPCCGEVFGCRHCHNDAKNSLEVDPRDRHEIPRHEINKVQQNCSNCGACMGKYFCEICNFFDDDISKGQYHCHGCGICRTGGADNFFHCDTCGCCYSNVLKDSHRCVERAMHHNCPVCFEYLFDSTKDISVLQCGHTIHLECMNEMRAHHHFSCPVCSRSACDMTDTWRKLDEEVAATPMPEIYLTKMVWILCNDCSATSSVRFHVLGQKCPGCSSYNTRETRAGPALAARSRV from the exons ATGGATTTCGCAACCGAGCAGCACGG TTGCGAGCATTACAGGCGCGGGTGCCGGGTCGTGGCGCCCTGCTGCGGCGAGGTCTTCGGCTGCCGCCATTGCCACAACGACGCCAAG AACTCGCTCGAGGTCGACCCGCGCGACCGCCACGAGATCCCTCGTCACGAAATAAACAAG GTGCAACAGAATTGTTCTAACTGTGGGGCCTGCATGGGGAAATACTTCTGTGAAATATGCAATTTTTTCGACGATGAT ATCTCTAAGGGCCAATACCACTGTCATGGATGTGGCATATGCAG aacTGGCGGTGCAGACAACTTCTTTCACTGCGACACATGCG GGTGTTGCTACAGCAATGTCTTGAAGGACTCTCACCGCTGTGTGGAAAGAGCAATGCATCACAACTGCCCTGTCTGCTTTGAG TATCTGTTCGACTCCACGAAGGACATCAGCGTGCTGCAGTGCGGCCACACGATTCATCTGGAGTGCATGAACGAGATGAGAGCGCACCATCA CTTCTCGTGCCCGGTGTGCTCGAGGTCCGCTTGCGACATGACGGACACGTGGCGGAAGCTCGACGAGGAGGTCGCGGCGACGCCGATGCCGGAGATCTACCTGACGAAGATG GTGTGGATCCTGTGCAACGACTGCAGCGCGACGTCGAGCGTGCGGTTCCACGTGCTGGGGCAGAAGTGCCCCGGGTGCAGCTCCTACAACACCCGGGAGACGAGGGCCGGCCCGGCGCTCGCCGCGCGCTCCAGAGTTTGA
- the LOC117835382 gene encoding probable histidine kinase 2, whose product MSWVMGTAAAIVLMACGAMAAVAAAAAFLATLRALRRSVAREALLRASLVRHKEALQQAERKSLNKTSAFAGASHDIRSALAAITGLVDVSRVEARAHPQITRNLEQMDVCTKKLLEILNSILDTSKVESGKMQLDEVEFNLADVLEESMDMINIVGISKGLEVVWDPCDFSILKCGDVIGDCRRLKQILDNVLGNSVKFTQEGHIILRAWANRPITRSSTIVPSRFGCLRPGANFLCFFKTREHHDDCHPFSLVQNDPNSIEFYFEVDDTGIGIPKEKRELVFEDYVQIKEGQGGTGLGLGIVQSFVRLMGGEISIKDKEPGKIGTCVGFNVLMKLDGAHEQHDIEEGSSIPSTETSESRIRASAFREANSFDGVC is encoded by the exons ATGTCCTGGGTCATGGGCACCGCTGCTGCCATCGTCCTGATGGCGTGCGGCGCGATGGCCGCCgtagccgcggcggccgcgttcCTCGCCACGCTAAGGGCGCTGCGGCGGTCGGTGGCGCGGGAGGCGTTGCTGCGGGCGAGCCTCGTGAGGCACAAGGAGGCGCTGCAGCAGGCGGAACGGAAGAGCCTCAACAAGACCAGCGCGTTCGCCGGCGCCAGCCACGACATCAGGTCGGCGCTGGCGGCGATCACGGGGCTGGTGGACGTGTCCCGGGTGGAGGCACGGGCGCACCCGCAGATCACGCGTAACCTTGAGCAGATGGATGTCTGCACAAAGAAGCTGCTCG AGATACTTAACTCGATACTAGATACAAGCAAGGTTGAATCAGGAAAGATGCAGCTTGACGAGGTTGAGTTCAACCTAGCAGACGTTTTGGAAGAATCCATGGACATGATCAACATAGTAGGCATTAGCAAAGGGCTGGAAGTGGTCTGGGATCCCTGTGATTTTTCCATCCTCAAATGTGGAGATGTGATAGGAGACTGCAGGAGACTCAAGCAGATACTGGATAACGTACTCGGCAATTCTGTGAAGTTCACTCAAGAAGGGCATATCATTCTTCGTGCTTGGGCAAACAGGCCCATTACAAGAAGCTCAACCATTGTTCCTTCGAGATTTGGCTGTTTAAGACCCGGTGCCAATTTCTTATGTTTCTTCAAAACAAGAGAACATCACGATGATTGTCATCCGTTCAGTTTGGTTCAAAATGATCCCAACTCGATTGAGTTCTACTTTGAAGTGGATGATACTGGCATTGGAATCccaaaggaaaagagagagcTGGTGTTTGAGGACTATGTTCAAATTAAAGAAGGGCAAGGAGGAACTGGCTTGGGGCTTGGAATTGTTCAGTCTTTT GTTCGTTTGATGGGAGGTGAGATTAGCATCAAGGACAAAGAGCCTGGTAAAATCGGAACCTGTGTTGGGTTCAATGTGCTCATGAAGCTGGATGGAGCCCATGAACAACATGACATAGAAGAAGGCAGTTCAATCCCATCGACAGAAACAAGCGAAAGCCGCATCCGAGCCTCAGCCTTCAGAGAAGCTAATAGCTTTGATGGTGTCTGTTAG
- the LOC140221121 gene encoding probable histidine kinase 2, translating into MEDMCTEMSFAKVKNQIPCKVVCLADANTSSNDLRQFRHSTCCDLILQKPIHGSRLHALLKILMDLQMPHAQNSSHVSPDDNTDTGTPGGSSGAGKSAMIAHTASEPRLEDDKPLTGIHVLLVEDTLTLQTIGKKILYQLGATVEVAEDGAKAVSMFEAALEQAAAGSEKDATSTPYDVILMDCQMPVMDGYEATRRIREVENRYGIHTRIIALTAHAMEEETRKTILAGMDLHLTKPMERRSIAEAIRRVRGGQG; encoded by the exons ATGGAGGACATGTGCACAGAGATGAGCTTTGCTAAAGTTAAAAATCAAATTCCATGCAAAGTTGTTTGTCTTGCAGATGCGAATACCTCTTCAAATGACTTGAGACAGTTCAGGCACAGTACATGCTGTGATCTTATCCTGCAAAAACCAATCCACGGGTCCCGGTTACACGCTCTCTTGAAGATCCTGATGGACCTGCAGATGCCGCACGCCCAAAACTCATCTCATGTTAGTCCTGATGACAACACTGATACCGGCACTCCAGGAGGATCATCAGGAGCTGGCAAATCAGCCATGATCGCGCATACGGCTTCAGAACCAAGACTGGAAGACGATAAACCCTTGACTGGAATACATGTATTGTTAGTGGAGGACACTCTGACTTTGCAGACTATTGGGAAGAAGATACTGTATCAGCTAGGAGCAACTGTTGAAGTGGCAGAGGATGGAGCCAAAGCTGTCAGCATGTTTGAAGCTGCTCTTGAACAAGCCGCAGCTGGCTCGGAAAAGGATGCAACATCCACTCCCTATGATGTCATCCTCATGGATTGCCAG ATGCCCGTGATGGACGGCTACGAAGCGACAAGGCGCATCCGTGAGGTGGAGAACCGCTACGGGATCCACACTCGGATCATCGCCTTGACCGCGCACGCCATGGAAGAGGAGACGCGGAAGACCATCCTCGCCGGGATGGACCTTCATCTGACCAAACCCATGGAACGCAGGAGCATAGCAGAAGCGATCCGCCGCGTGCGCGGAGGCCAGGGATAG
- the LOC117839350 gene encoding E3 ubiquitin-protein ligase RZFP34 isoform X1 has translation MDFATEQHGCEHYRRGCRVVAPCCGEVFGCRHCHNDAKNSLEVDPRDRHEIPRHEINKVICTLCSKEQDVQQNCSNCGACMGKYFCEICNFFDDDISKGQYHCHGCGICRTGGADNFFHCDTCGCCYSNVLKDSHRCVERAMHHNCPVCFEYLFDSTKDISVLQCGHTIHLECMNEMRAHHHFSCPVCSRSACDMTDTWRKLDEEVAATPMPEIYLTKMVWILCNDCSATSSVRFHVLGQKCPGCSSYNTRETRAGPALAARSRV, from the exons ATGGATTTCGCAACCGAGCAGCACGG TTGCGAGCATTACAGGCGCGGGTGCCGGGTCGTGGCGCCCTGCTGCGGCGAGGTCTTCGGCTGCCGCCATTGCCACAACGACGCCAAG AACTCGCTCGAGGTCGACCCGCGCGACCGCCACGAGATCCCTCGTCACGAAATAAACAAG GTGATCTGCACTCTCTGTTCCAAAGAACAGGAT GTGCAACAGAATTGTTCTAACTGTGGGGCCTGCATGGGGAAATACTTCTGTGAAATATGCAATTTTTTCGACGATGAT ATCTCTAAGGGCCAATACCACTGTCATGGATGTGGCATATGCAG aacTGGCGGTGCAGACAACTTCTTTCACTGCGACACATGCG GGTGTTGCTACAGCAATGTCTTGAAGGACTCTCACCGCTGTGTGGAAAGAGCAATGCATCACAACTGCCCTGTCTGCTTTGAG TATCTGTTCGACTCCACGAAGGACATCAGCGTGCTGCAGTGCGGCCACACGATTCATCTGGAGTGCATGAACGAGATGAGAGCGCACCATCA CTTCTCGTGCCCGGTGTGCTCGAGGTCCGCTTGCGACATGACGGACACGTGGCGGAAGCTCGACGAGGAGGTCGCGGCGACGCCGATGCCGGAGATCTACCTGACGAAGATG GTGTGGATCCTGTGCAACGACTGCAGCGCGACGTCGAGCGTGCGGTTCCACGTGCTGGGGCAGAAGTGCCCCGGGTGCAGCTCCTACAACACCCGGGAGACGAGGGCCGGCCCGGCGCTCGCCGCGCGCTCCAGAGTTTGA